GCTGTATTACTACGGCAGCAACGCGGTGCCCGATTACAGGTAGCGGCACAGGTAGGCGGTGTTTTCTGCCACCTGCAGATTGAACTTGCTGTTGCCGGGAACAAAGAAGGCTTCGCCTGCTTCGAAGGTGACCCACTCTTCCTCACCAGGCAACTGCACGGTCAGCGCACCGCTGACGACAGTCATTTCTTCCGGCGCTTCGGTACCGAAGGTGTACTCACCGGCGGCCATTACACCCACGGTGGCGCCGCCATCGTCAATCAGGAAAAAACCGCGGCGCTGGCCAGCCAGATCAGTGCCGCCAGCGACCCGGAAGCCCTGACTGCCGCTGAAAATGCACTGGCCGAATACGGCAGGGGCCTGCCCTCCGACTTTGAGCCACT
This Pokkaliibacter sp. MBI-7 DNA region includes the following protein-coding sequences:
- a CDS encoding pyrimidine/purine nucleoside phosphorylase, yielding MAGQRRGFFLIDDGGATVGVMAAGEYTFGTEAPEEMTVVSGALTVQLPGEEEWVTFEAGEAFFVPGNSKFNLQVAENTAYLCRYL